In the genome of Hymenobacter taeanensis, one region contains:
- a CDS encoding oxidoreductase, producing MNNVWFITGSSRGLGRSLTKAVLANGGRVAATARQPKQLADLVAQYGPQILPLALDVTNATQITEAVVAAVGHFGRLDVVVNNAGFGITGAAEAYTEEQVRSQLETNLYAPIAVTRAVLPYLRKQRSGHILQISSIGGRVGNAGVSVYQAAKFGLGGFTEALAKEVAPLGIKVTSVEPGGFRTDWAGTSMTFAPTIADYTAVNQRADYFASGDFVAVGDPAKAAQVLLDLVGHPAPPVHLVLGSEAAAMLSKADSERKAEFEHWLPVSLSTDHAEAENFLDTPMGRLYLNNTPPGNA from the coding sequence ATGAACAACGTATGGTTTATTACGGGTAGCTCGCGGGGCCTGGGCCGCAGCTTAACCAAAGCAGTACTGGCTAACGGTGGCCGCGTAGCCGCCACCGCCCGCCAACCCAAGCAACTCGCCGACTTGGTAGCTCAGTATGGCCCCCAGATTCTGCCTCTGGCCCTGGACGTAACCAATGCCACGCAGATTACCGAGGCTGTAGTTGCCGCCGTAGGCCACTTCGGCCGCCTTGATGTGGTGGTAAACAACGCCGGCTTCGGCATAACGGGGGCCGCTGAGGCTTACACCGAGGAGCAGGTACGCAGCCAGCTCGAAACCAACCTGTACGCGCCCATTGCCGTTACGCGCGCCGTGCTGCCGTACCTGCGCAAACAGCGCAGTGGCCACATCCTTCAGATCAGCTCTATTGGCGGCCGGGTTGGTAACGCGGGGGTTTCTGTGTATCAGGCCGCTAAGTTTGGGTTGGGAGGCTTCACGGAGGCACTAGCCAAGGAGGTAGCTCCGCTGGGTATCAAAGTGACTTCAGTGGAGCCCGGCGGCTTCCGCACCGACTGGGCTGGCACCTCCATGACCTTCGCCCCCACCATTGCAGACTATACCGCCGTGAACCAGCGCGCCGACTACTTTGCCAGCGGTGATTTTGTGGCCGTGGGTGACCCTGCCAAGGCTGCGCAGGTACTGCTTGACCTGGTAGGCCACCCTGCGCCGCCCGTGCACCTGGTGCTAGGCAGTGAGGCCGCAGCCATGCTCAGCAAAGCCGACTCTGAGCGCAAAGCCGAGTTTGAGCACTGGCTGCCCGTTAGCCTCTCCACCGACCATGCTGAGGCCGAAAACTTCCTGGACACGCCCATGGGCAGGCTGTACCTCAACAACACCCCACCCGGCAACGCCTAG
- a CDS encoding helix-turn-helix domain-containing protein has translation MSATSEAPVRPAILYSCYYSQSRAGEQFVAEHALSFQLSGTLTTYDGFREQVFRAGDLRLVKRNHLVKFNKQPPENGEFKSLSVTLDQETLRRLSLEHGYHAQKPHNSNSAVLELPMTPLYQSYLASLQPYEHLAEPGNESLLTLKLQEAVLLLLKSNPELQDVLFDFSEPGKLDLEAFMSRHFHFNVQLRRFAYLTGRSLATFKRDFEKIFHLSPSRWLLQRRLQEAYYLIKEQGKAPSQAYLEVGFEDLSHFSFAFKKMYGVAPSRI, from the coding sequence ATGTCTGCCACCTCAGAAGCGCCCGTGCGGCCCGCCATTCTCTACTCCTGCTACTACAGCCAAAGCCGGGCCGGAGAGCAGTTCGTGGCAGAGCATGCGCTAAGCTTCCAGCTCTCCGGCACGCTCACCACCTATGATGGCTTCCGGGAGCAGGTTTTTCGGGCGGGCGACCTACGGTTGGTGAAGCGTAACCACTTGGTGAAGTTCAATAAGCAGCCGCCGGAAAACGGGGAGTTCAAGTCGTTGTCGGTAACGCTAGACCAGGAAACCCTGCGCCGTTTAAGCCTGGAGCATGGCTACCACGCCCAAAAGCCCCATAACAGCAACAGTGCCGTGTTGGAGCTCCCCATGACTCCGCTTTACCAGAGCTACCTGGCTTCGTTGCAGCCCTATGAGCACCTAGCAGAGCCCGGCAACGAGAGCTTGCTTACCCTAAAGCTGCAGGAGGCCGTATTGCTGCTGCTCAAGAGCAACCCAGAGCTCCAAGATGTGCTGTTTGACTTTTCAGAGCCCGGCAAGCTGGACTTAGAAGCCTTTATGAGTCGTCATTTCCACTTCAATGTGCAGCTACGCCGGTTTGCTTACCTCACGGGCCGCAGCCTGGCCACGTTTAAGCGCGACTTTGAGAAAATATTTCACCTATCGCCCAGCCGCTGGCTGCTACAGCGCCGGCTTCAGGAGGCTTACTACCTAATAAAAGAGCAAGGCAAGGCTCCTTCACAGGCCTACCTGGAAGTGGGCTTCGAAGATCTGTCTCACTTCTCCTTTGCCTTTAAGAAAATGTATGGGGTGGCTCCTTCCAGAATCTAG
- a CDS encoding BLUF domain-containing protein, translating to MNHIVYMSKAVKPLSDQDLQVLLAQCRHDNALHNVTGVLFYSHGNIAQLLEGDPTIIEPLFERIALDGRHSHVTKLVDKPIEARSFSDWSMAFHPLESAGFSALGGFLLPDKIPPPPETLTIADALLVDLVRQAVFGSDASVAPSLNLA from the coding sequence ATGAACCATATAGTGTACATGAGCAAGGCCGTTAAGCCGCTCTCCGACCAGGATTTGCAGGTTCTGCTGGCCCAATGCCGCCACGATAATGCCCTGCACAACGTAACGGGTGTGCTATTCTACAGTCACGGTAATATTGCCCAGCTACTTGAGGGCGACCCGACTATTATTGAGCCTTTGTTTGAGAGAATTGCCCTGGATGGCCGCCACTCACACGTAACCAAGCTGGTGGATAAGCCCATTGAGGCCCGTAGCTTTTCTGATTGGTCAATGGCCTTTCACCCCCTGGAAAGCGCGGGTTTTTCGGCCTTGGGCGGCTTTCTGCTCCCGGATAAAATACCGCCCCCGCCCGAAACCCTCACCATTGCTGATGCCCTGCTGGTAGACCTGGTACGCCAAGCCGTATTCGGGTCCGACGCTTCCGTTGCGCCTTCCCTTAACCTGGCCTAG
- a CDS encoding PAS domain-containing sensor histidine kinase produces MPAGIATLLGPELRYGLVNEAMQELLGSPTPTGEPLAKHPGRLAADLLEVMQQVYSSGRPYVAKAYAVPFPGSEKGTPTKRYFDLALEPLTDDHNEPQGLLLFAVDVTGQEEARQRAHELSLETRRLDARLRVLTETAPQITFSVDAQGQYEYVSPQWYYFTGQPPKADLNAIWPLLIHPDDRLRVLYQADAAREAGIGWSFEYRMRRHDGQYRWMLSRALPELHAPNKPVFWHGAVTEVHDQRELAEALRRGETELRFLADSIPQLIWTATAEGFIDYYNQHSADYTGLSGQELGPTGWVALLDPTEQAAAARRWVQCVASGEEYEGLYRMRRHDGQYRWHIIRARQLADSRGPRWFGACTDVDDQHRLRQVLQTQYDELARTNRDLDTFVYTASHDLKQPLFNLRGLFDELRRTATFQDPEQEVLLEMVDDALRQLDRTLQELAATVQDQRELTAPTEELNLQSVVEEVLLGLRTQVQEAQAELELDLTAAPTLLYGRANLRSVLHNLLSNALKFAHPDRPAHIRVTSSLSATGNAQLLVQDNGLGMELRHGPSPAFQLFERQNPQVAGAGVGLYLVQRILDSGGGHLEVTSTVGQGTTFVVHWFE; encoded by the coding sequence ATGCCAGCAGGCATTGCCACCCTGTTGGGGCCGGAGCTGCGCTATGGGCTGGTGAACGAGGCCATGCAGGAGCTGCTGGGCAGCCCCACGCCTACCGGTGAGCCGCTGGCTAAACACCCAGGCCGGTTAGCAGCTGATCTGCTGGAAGTTATGCAGCAGGTATATAGCTCAGGCCGCCCCTATGTGGCCAAGGCCTATGCCGTACCCTTCCCCGGCTCAGAGAAGGGCACTCCCACCAAGCGCTATTTTGACTTGGCGCTGGAGCCGCTCACCGACGACCACAATGAGCCTCAGGGCCTGTTGCTGTTTGCGGTAGATGTAACCGGGCAGGAAGAGGCCCGGCAGCGGGCCCATGAGCTTTCCCTGGAAACACGGCGCCTTGATGCCCGCCTGCGGGTGCTCACCGAAACGGCCCCTCAGATTACATTCAGCGTTGATGCTCAGGGCCAGTATGAATACGTGAGCCCGCAGTGGTATTACTTTACGGGCCAGCCGCCCAAGGCCGACCTCAACGCCATCTGGCCCCTGCTCATTCACCCCGATGACCGCCTGCGAGTGCTTTACCAGGCTGATGCCGCCCGGGAGGCAGGCATTGGCTGGAGCTTTGAGTACCGCATGCGCCGCCACGATGGGCAGTACCGCTGGATGCTGAGTCGCGCCTTACCGGAGCTGCACGCCCCCAATAAGCCCGTGTTTTGGCACGGAGCCGTAACGGAAGTGCACGACCAGCGGGAGCTGGCCGAAGCGCTGCGTCGGGGCGAAACGGAGCTCCGGTTTCTGGCCGACAGCATTCCGCAGCTGATCTGGACGGCCACCGCCGAGGGGTTTATTGACTATTACAACCAGCATTCCGCCGACTACACCGGCCTCTCGGGGCAGGAGCTGGGGCCCACGGGCTGGGTGGCCCTCCTTGACCCCACCGAGCAGGCAGCGGCGGCCCGCCGCTGGGTGCAGTGCGTGGCCTCGGGCGAGGAGTACGAGGGCCTCTACCGCATGCGTCGCCACGATGGGCAATACCGCTGGCACATTATTCGGGCGCGGCAGCTGGCTGACTCCCGCGGGCCGCGGTGGTTTGGAGCCTGCACCGATGTGGATGACCAGCACCGCCTGCGCCAAGTACTGCAAACCCAGTACGATGAGCTGGCCCGCACCAACCGCGACCTAGACACCTTTGTGTACACGGCTTCTCACGACCTGAAACAGCCGCTGTTTAACCTGCGGGGCTTGTTCGATGAGCTCCGGCGCACCGCCACCTTCCAAGACCCCGAGCAGGAAGTGCTCCTGGAAATGGTTGATGACGCCCTGCGCCAGCTTGACAGAACCCTGCAGGAGCTGGCTGCTACCGTGCAGGACCAGCGCGAGCTGACCGCCCCCACCGAGGAACTTAACTTGCAAAGCGTGGTAGAGGAGGTACTGCTGGGCCTGCGCACCCAGGTGCAAGAGGCTCAGGCAGAGCTTGAGCTCGACCTCACGGCGGCTCCTACCTTACTTTACGGGCGCGCCAACTTGCGTAGTGTACTGCACAACCTGCTCAGCAACGCCCTGAAGTTTGCTCACCCTGACCGCCCCGCGCACATTCGGGTTACCAGTTCCCTCTCAGCTACCGGCAATGCCCAGCTATTAGTACAAGATAATGGCCTGGGTATGGAGCTGCGGCACGGCCCTTCACCCGCCTTTCAGCTATTTGAACGCCAGAACCCGCAGGTAGCGGGTGCGGGCGTAGGCCTGTACCTGGTACAACGCATCCTGGATAGCGGTGGGGGCCACTTAGAGGTTACCAGCACCGTAGGCCAGGGTACCACGTTTGTAGTACACTGGTTTGAGTAA
- a CDS encoding energy transducer TonB, producing MKGFLRVIFWGTLGFLQLAAPALSVGQQVRSVVVTHQNPWCKEEYSVLTANNTVKQGQYQRYSGKNNLLRTSGYYSNGQKDSTWTTYYADGETIRERGAYDQDKKVGMWEFYAPEGTLVQNYDYTYQQVLFNKPVASDDCVFKLWSAEDDCRDTLQLERKPVYIGGLEALQQVVRENLRYPAQALKSHVRGTAKVAFLIDATGNVSNYQVVKKLGGGCDAEALRLAKLLPATWAPGLLEGRPVPVVCELPVAFTPPAPPKKAPVAPRNGRRKPVARSAAR from the coding sequence ATGAAAGGATTTTTACGTGTGATTTTCTGGGGGACCCTGGGTTTTTTGCAACTGGCCGCTCCGGCGCTAAGCGTTGGCCAGCAGGTGCGTAGTGTGGTGGTAACGCACCAGAATCCTTGGTGCAAGGAAGAATATTCAGTACTGACTGCCAATAACACCGTGAAGCAGGGACAGTACCAGAGGTACAGCGGCAAGAACAACCTGCTGCGCACAAGCGGCTACTACAGCAATGGGCAAAAAGACAGCACCTGGACCACCTACTACGCCGATGGCGAAACCATTCGGGAGCGAGGGGCATACGACCAGGATAAGAAAGTGGGCATGTGGGAGTTCTACGCCCCCGAAGGCACCCTGGTACAGAACTACGACTACACCTACCAGCAGGTACTATTCAACAAACCCGTAGCCAGTGATGACTGCGTGTTTAAGCTCTGGAGTGCGGAAGACGACTGCCGCGACACGCTACAGCTGGAACGAAAGCCTGTGTACATAGGGGGGCTGGAAGCCCTGCAGCAGGTAGTGCGCGAAAATCTCAGGTATCCGGCTCAGGCTCTGAAGAGCCACGTACGCGGTACAGCCAAGGTTGCTTTCCTGATTGATGCTACCGGCAACGTATCCAACTATCAGGTAGTAAAGAAGCTGGGGGGTGGCTGCGATGCGGAGGCCCTGCGCTTGGCTAAACTACTGCCGGCCACCTGGGCCCCTGGGTTGCTGGAGGGCCGACCGGTACCCGTGGTGTGTGAGCTGCCGGTGGCATTTACGCCCCCGGCCCCTCCCAAGAAAGCCCCAGTGGCACCCAGAAACGGCCGGCGGAAGCCCGTAGCCCGTTCGGCCGCCCGTTGA
- a CDS encoding N(4)-(beta-N-acetylglucosaminyl)-L-asparaginase — protein MASRRKFLSSSAAGLAVVATRPLAEAATLAAGPLAGKPLVISTWDTGLAANLGAWQVLRKGGQALDAVEAGVMVTEASQNCCVGLGGNPDREGIVTLDACIMDDKFNCGSVAALERIKHPISVARRIMERTPHVMLVGEGAQQFAVAQGFPLEPQQLSPDAAKAYQEWLKTSQYRPVINIENSGSHKPVGPVGGANNHDTIAMLAQDAQGNLSGSCTTSGMGFKMRGRLGDSPLIGSGLFVDNAVGAAAATGQGEDVIRIAGSHTVVELMRQGLSPTAACKAAVERIARIKGDKAREIQVCFIAINNQGQHGAFALQKGFSYALCTSENQQQLVQSGYLLK, from the coding sequence ATGGCTAGTCGTCGCAAATTTCTGTCTTCTTCGGCCGCTGGCTTAGCGGTGGTAGCCACTCGCCCGCTTGCTGAGGCGGCTACCCTAGCAGCGGGCCCCCTCGCGGGCAAGCCCTTGGTTATATCAACCTGGGACACTGGCCTGGCGGCCAACCTGGGCGCCTGGCAAGTGCTACGCAAAGGTGGCCAGGCGCTTGATGCGGTAGAGGCCGGGGTAATGGTGACAGAAGCTTCCCAGAACTGCTGCGTAGGCCTGGGCGGCAACCCCGACCGGGAGGGCATTGTTACGCTGGATGCCTGCATTATGGATGACAAGTTTAACTGCGGCAGCGTTGCCGCTCTGGAGCGCATCAAGCACCCCATCAGTGTGGCCCGGCGCATTATGGAGCGCACCCCGCACGTAATGCTGGTAGGAGAAGGTGCTCAGCAGTTTGCCGTGGCGCAAGGGTTTCCACTGGAGCCTCAGCAACTCAGCCCCGACGCCGCCAAGGCTTACCAGGAATGGCTCAAGACCAGCCAGTACCGCCCTGTTATTAACATTGAAAACTCAGGGAGCCACAAGCCCGTGGGGCCGGTGGGGGGCGCCAACAACCACGATACCATTGCCATGCTGGCCCAAGATGCTCAGGGCAACCTCAGCGGCAGCTGCACTACCAGCGGCATGGGCTTCAAAATGCGGGGCCGCCTCGGCGACTCTCCCCTCATTGGCTCGGGTTTGTTCGTGGATAACGCCGTGGGGGCAGCCGCAGCCACGGGCCAGGGCGAAGATGTAATTCGTATTGCCGGCTCCCATACCGTGGTGGAGCTCATGCGTCAGGGCCTCTCGCCTACGGCGGCCTGCAAAGCGGCCGTAGAGCGCATTGCCCGCATTAAGGGAGATAAAGCCCGCGAAATTCAGGTGTGCTTTATTGCCATCAATAACCAGGGCCAGCATGGAGCTTTTGCCCTTCAGAAGGGCTTTAGCTACGCCCTATGCACCAGCGAGAACCAGCAGCAACTTGTGCAGAGCGGCTACCTGCTCAAGTAG